One part of the Mytilus trossulus isolate FHL-02 chromosome 11, PNRI_Mtr1.1.1.hap1, whole genome shotgun sequence genome encodes these proteins:
- the LOC134690447 gene encoding uncharacterized protein LOC134690447 yields the protein MAEKLSDSVIRKAQVIIIDCQLCQKTPSLKWKCTNCEIFMCNNCKVNVHAKFKSDKIHNVIDIKDPKFLGLSIQPTVDLGHIPCKEHEKQFCCVHCVTCEKLICPKCLTSSHKGHDVADIETTYDERLEYLRNHGTTNFNPRAMTFLFGSLEELKLSCQSKDITIKIVQKYDTAVPSFNRHVSQGTDSIWISSLRKNLRLYEFETGSTLSFKNEYTDVVVYDFAISSKGTLLFTKYNDTRLFNFLDEKNGKMKVVCDFHPFLPRAVLAKNDTIIVSTKDQGIAFPLNRESRRQLVILDECGSERQIIETDIQNERMFSLVYRIAVNIENDIVVVDGISGSTGRIVCLRNNTIKWTYEGNPDINNEQNLFNPLDIVTTSTGNIIVADEKNNALHVLSNAGAVLKCWRTTDVNIVFPISLDIDSNGRLLVGCRRDSKIYVLEMTGC from the coding sequence ATGGCTGAAAAGCTGAGTGACAGTGTTATACGTAAAGCACAAGTTATAATTATAGATTGTCAGCTGTGCCAGAAAACTCCGTCGTTGAAATGGAAATGCACTAATTGTGAAATTTTTATGTGCAACAACTGCAAAGTTAACGTTCATGCAAAATTTAAATCAGACAAAATTCACAATGTTATAGATATTAAAGATCCTAAGTTTTTAGGTTTATCAATTCAGCCTACCGTTGATTTAGGACACATACCATGCAAGGAACACGAAAAGCAGTTCTGCTGTGTCCATTGTGTGACGTGCGAGAAACTTATTTGTCCCAAATGTCTGACAAGCTCGCACAAGGGACATGATGTAGCGGACATAGAAACTACTTACGATGAACGTCTTGAATACTTGCGCAACCATGGCACAACAAACTTTAACCCGAGAGCtatgacatttttatttggatCTCTAGAAGAATTAAAGCTTTCTTGTCAGTCAAAggatataacaataaaaatcgtacAGAAATACGACACGGCCGTTCCTTCCTTCAACAGACATGTTTCACAGGGAACAGATTCCATATGGATAAGCAGTTTAAGGAAGAATCTTCGTTTGTATGAATTTGAAACAGGGTCAACGCTGTCATTTAAAAACGAATATACAGATGTAGTAGTATATGACTTTGCAATCTCATCAAAAGGAACCTtgctatttacaaaatataatgatacGCGTCTTTTTAATTTCCTGGACGAAaagaatggtaaaatgaaagttgTTTGCGATTTCCATCCCTTCCTACCGCGCGCTGTACTCGCCAAAAATGACACTATAATCGTCAGTACGAAAGATCAAGGTATCGCTTTTCCGCTCAACAGAGAGAGTAGACGTCAACTCGTTATTCTTGATGAATGTGGAAGtgaaagacaaataatagaaaCAGACATTCAAAATGAACGGATGTTTTCGCTTGTTTATAGAATTGCAGTCAATATAGAAAACGATATAGTAGTTGTCGATGGAATTTCTGGGTCGACAGGAAGGATTGTATGTTTACGCAATAACACTATCAAATGGACATATGAAGGAAATCCAGAcataaataatgaacaaaatttatttaatccATTGGACATAGTTACAACATCAACAGGGAACATCATAGTGGCAGATGAAAAGAATAATGCTTTGCATGTTCTGTCAAACGCAGGCGCAGTTCTCAAATGTTGGAGGACAACCGATGTTAACATTGTCTTTCCTATTAGCTTAGATATTGATTCAAACGGTAGATTGTTGGTTGGATGTAGAAGAGATTCAAAAATCTATGTTTTAGAAATGACAGGGTGTTAA